Part of the Chloracidobacterium thermophilum B genome is shown below.
GGCGCAGCGGCCCCTGGGTTTCCGACAGTCTCCGGCCGGCTGCCACGCGGAGAACAACGCCATGGGAAATCCCACCGACTGGTTACTGGCACTGGCGCTGGCGTATGAGCGCAACACCGCACAGCAGCCCATTCCGCCTTCCGAACTGTTCGCGCTTCTGCCAGCAGAGGCGCAGCAACGCCTGACTTCCCGTCAGCAGGAAATAAGCGCGCAGGATGACGCCACGGTGACGGCCTGGCTGGCGCAGACGCTCGACGGTTTGCGGCAACGGGTGCGGCAGCGGTCGCCAGCGCTTGATGAACGGGTCCATCCGTCGCACATCGCGGCGGCGCTGCGCCATGAGCCGCTCTACATTCAGCGGCTGTTGCTGGCGTCGTTGCCGGCTGCCATTGGAACGGCCGTGGCGCGCGCGCTCCGCCAGAGCCAGATACGTCTCAATATGGATGACCTTGCCCCCGTAGCCCCGGTGCTCAATGCCATCCGCCAGCGTTTCCTGAGCCAGTTTGTGAGCGCCGACCAGATTGCGCCGCTGACGGTGTTTGACGAACTGACCGAAGCTGAGTTGTACCGGGTGGCGCACGCCATGGGAGTTGCCGAGGTGGCGCTGGCCAGCTATGACCTGCCCACGACCGAGGCGGTTACGGCGCTGCTGCGGCGCTTTCCTGAAGCTGAGGCCCGCGCCATCGCCGAACAGATTGCGGCGCTGCGCGTCCGCCCCCGGCCGCCAGCGGCCGCGCGGCGGGAGTTTGCGCGCCAGCTCGTACGGACCGCCATGACCGCTCACAAACGCGACCCCGAACTGGTGATGACGCTGGGCTGGCAGGTCATCATGGTGGCGCTGCCGGCCGCCGGTGATGCCAACCGCCTGGCCTTTACCTTTCAGAAGCTGCCGCCGAAGCTCGTCCGGCGCCTGCAGGAGTGGCTCGACGCCCCACCGGCCGCCGCGCGCCCGGAGCTGCAAAAACAACTGTTTGAGGACGTTTTGCGCTGGGCGCAACATCATCGTAACCAATCTATGCCCGACTTGTCGGGTGCAGCCGTCGTGCTCAAATAGCGCCCGTCGGTCCGGCCCACGTTGTCTATGCTCGTCGTCAAGCCATCTGTCACCGACCTGCTCCCGCTCACCGGAGGGATCGTCAAACGCGCCGTCGTCGAGGCCCGCGCCGAGGCCCGGCGGCTTGTGCGTGAGGCACAGGCTGAAGCCAACCGCCGCATTGCCGAAGCCCAGGCCGAAGTGGAGCGGATTCGTACGGAAGCCTGGAAGGCCGGTTACGAAGCCGGACTGGCGGAGTTCACCACGCGCCTGCTTGACCTTCAGCGCCGCCGCGAGGCGCTGCTCAACGATGCCGAGCAGGAAGTGCTGCGCCTGGCGCTGCGCATTGCCGAGAAAATCATCGGGCGGGAGCTGGAAGTCCAGGAAACAACCCTGCTGGACATTGTCCGCACGGCGATGCGCAACCTCCGCCAGGCCAGTACCGTCACCATCTGCGTCAACCCGGCTGATGTGCCCCGGCTTGAACGGCACCGCGAAGCGATTGAAACCCTCCGGCGGGGACAGTTTGTCAACATCGTTCCCGATACCCGCGTGTCGGTGGGGGGCTGCATCCTGGAAAGCGAATCCGGTATTGTGGATGCCCAACTCGACACCCAACTGCGCGTCATCGAGCAGGCATTGCTCGAAATGCATGCCACGCAGCGGCGTGAGGCGCGCCAAAGCTCACCTGAATGAACTTTCGGACGCAACAGAAACCCTCAGACAGCGCCCGCCTGGTGGCTCTCAGTATCGCCACGGCGGTGTGCCTGTTGCTCTCTATTCTGCTGGGTAGCGGATTGTGGTTTTTCTTTGGGGGGCAGTCCTCACCGGCCCCAGTGGCTGCGCCGCCGTCCCCGCCAGCCAACCTGCCTGCGTCGCCCCCGCCGTCACCGGTGCCGCCTACGCCGGTCATCGGCACCGTTCTCATTCCGGGTGGAACGGTCGCTATGGGAGGTGTCGAGGGCATCCCCCCGCGCAAGGTTGCCGTGGAGGCATTTTTCATCTCCGAAACGGAAGTGACCAACCAGCAGTATCACGAATTCATCGTGGCCACACGCCACGCTGCCCCGGCCGGCTGGACGGGGAACAACTTTCCCGTCGGAACCGCCATGCAGCCGGTGACGAATGTTTCCTGGTACGATGCCAATGACTTCTGCGCCTGGTATAGCACCAAAATTGGCGCGACCGTCCGCCTGCCCACGGAAGCCGAGTGGATGCGCGCCGCGCAGGGCGATGACAACCTGGTGTATCCTTGGGGGCGCACCTGGCAGGACAACATGGCCGCTTCCAAACAGACCGGCGGCAAGATATTTCCGGTCAAGAGCTTCCCGGCCGGGCGCAGCCCCTACGGCGTCTATGACCTGGCCGGCAACGTCTGGGAATGGACCAACGATGTGGAACTCGATGCCGAAGGCGCTCCGAAAACGGACGAAAAAGGGCAGACCCGGCGCATCATCAAGGGTGGCTCGGCAGATGAAGAGCCGCGTACACTGAGCCTTTTCGTACGTAAGGCCGTTCCGCCCACGGTGACGGACCCGATGCTTGGATTTCGTTACATCGTCGTGCCAAGCTCAGCACCGGCAAACAACGCCACGACGGCCGGCACGCCCCGGCCGTCCACGACGCCCTAGACCCAGGCAAACCCCTGGCGAGGTGAGCTGATGAGGTGAGGAAGCATGACCCGGCAATCTGGCGCAATGCTTGTGGGGCTGCTCATTGGGCTGATGGGTGGGAACTGGTCGGAGGCGTCCTGCCTGGCCCAGGAATCCAACATTGAGCGGCGCTTGAAGGGTGAGCCAAAGCCGGCCGAGCCGGCTCCCGACCCGGAGCCAGCACCCACCAGCGACAGAAAAGCTGCGCCACGTCCGCGAACTCCGGCACCGCCACGGAAGAAACCCGTTCCAGTAGCTGAGCCAGCCCCGCCGGCCGCCCCACCGGACGAAGCGCCACCCAAGCCACTGGACATTCTCGTGACGGTCAATGTTCCCAAGGCGGATATTCTGATTGGAGAGAAAGTGGTCGGTGTGGCCCGCCGCGACCAGCCGCTCAAGCTCCAACTGCTGCCCGGTGTCGTGCGCATCAGCGCCACAAGTGAGAACTACCTGCCCTTTTCGCAGGAAGTCGAGATCATCCCGGAGACAAAGCGCCTCGACATTGCGCTGGATTACGATGTCGGCGCCCTGTTTGCGCGCTATGAGAACCCCCGGACGACG
Proteins encoded:
- the sctL gene encoding type III secretion system stator protein SctL is translated as MLVVKPSVTDLLPLTGGIVKRAVVEARAEARRLVREAQAEANRRIAEAQAEVERIRTEAWKAGYEAGLAEFTTRLLDLQRRREALLNDAEQEVLRLALRIAEKIIGRELEVQETTLLDIVRTAMRNLRQASTVTICVNPADVPRLERHREAIETLRRGQFVNIVPDTRVSVGGCILESESGIVDAQLDTQLRVIEQALLEMHATQRREARQSSPE
- a CDS encoding formylglycine-generating enzyme family protein, translated to MNFRTQQKPSDSARLVALSIATAVCLLLSILLGSGLWFFFGGQSSPAPVAAPPSPPANLPASPPPSPVPPTPVIGTVLIPGGTVAMGGVEGIPPRKVAVEAFFISETEVTNQQYHEFIVATRHAAPAGWTGNNFPVGTAMQPVTNVSWYDANDFCAWYSTKIGATVRLPTEAEWMRAAQGDDNLVYPWGRTWQDNMAASKQTGGKIFPVKSFPAGRSPYGVYDLAGNVWEWTNDVELDAEGAPKTDEKGQTRRIIKGGSADEEPRTLSLFVRKAVPPTVTDPMLGFRYIVVPSSAPANNATTAGTPRPSTTP